The Cytobacillus oceanisediminis genomic interval TAACTTATTTATGAAAGGAGAAGCTATGATATACGGTGACACTCAACTTAAGTCTCGGATTCCAGATAATAATCAATTGAATAAAGATCAAAATCATATAGCTTATAAAGAAACATTGGATTTTACACATTCCCTTGTCAGTAATTTAAGAGACAAAGATATATTGGCAATCAATTTCAGCGAAAATTTTAGTTCCCTGCTTTTGTCGTCAGGTGTTAAAAGTTGTCAAGCTGGATCGTTTGAAAATTTAGAATTAAAAGATCCGGACATTTTAATTGGCCAGTCCTGGGATGTAATTGTCATAAATAATGTAATTGATATAATCCCTAAATTGGAGGATGCCTTAGAAAATATCAAAAAACTTCTTAGGCCCCAAGGATATATTATATTAAACACCCCTATTGCCAGTAATACGAAAGAAACATTTTATAGTGCGTTTAGCTTTAATACAACATTTAAGGATTTTAACAAGAAAACTGCCGGCACCTTATTAAGTTTGTTCTTCAAACAAGATTTTATATGTGCAAAAGAAAAAAAGGGGTTTTTTGGATTTGTTCGAAGAAGTGATATTAAGCATTATGCACCTCCAAAAAAGAAGGCGTATATAGATAAGTATCTATCCTCTTTATCAAACCCAAACAAACACCAGGAACCTGTAAAAGAAACCGGAAAGCTGATGATTGGGTGTGTGACAGAAAACAACTCAAAATATCAGCGGCAGACTTTAAACCTTGTACAATCCATCCGCTGGTTTGGCGGGGATATTTCAAGAGCAGATATATATGTTTGTATAGTTGAAAAGGCAGATGATGATTTTCTAAAGGAGCTTAACAAATTTGGCGTATTTGTCCGAATTGTAAAACGATTCAATCAGAACCATCCTCAATCCAATAAATTAAGGTTTTTTGAACTTCCGGAAATTGACTTTTATGATACTATCATGTTTTTGGACTGTGACACTATTATTGTTCAAGACCCTCTAAGATATATAGACGGAAAAAGTTTCCAGGCTGAAATAGCAGCAGGTGCCACTGTGCCCCATGAAGTGTTTAAAGATCTTTTTAATTATTATGATTTAAAAATTCCAGATCGATCATATACAACGACTTTATCAAGAGCATCCACAATATGGTATTGCAATGCAGGTGTATTGATTTTCCCAAAAGAGATCCTGAAATCTTTTTTTCCGGTATGGCGGAATTACACGGAAGACCTTATTAAAAATAAACATCTTCTAAACAACTATTTTCAGTTCTGTGAACAGGCATCCTTGACTTTATCCTTTGTAAAAAACCCTGTCCCATTTAAGAAGCTTCCAATGAAAATGAACTTTCCCCTGGTTGGCCGCACATCGCTGGCAATCCAGCAATGTGATCCAGTCATCATTCAT includes:
- a CDS encoding methyltransferase, encoding MIYGDTQLKSRIPDNNQLNKDQNHIAYKETLDFTHSLVSNLRDKDILAINFSENFSSLLLSSGVKSCQAGSFENLELKDPDILIGQSWDVIVINNVIDIIPKLEDALENIKKLLRPQGYIILNTPIASNTKETFYSAFSFNTTFKDFNKKTAGTLLSLFFKQDFICAKEKKGFFGFVRRSDIKHYAPPKKKAYIDKYLSSLSNPNKHQEPVKETGKLMIGCVTENNSKYQRQTLNLVQSIRWFGGDISRADIYVCIVEKADDDFLKELNKFGVFVRIVKRFNQNHPQSNKLRFFELPEIDFYDTIMFLDCDTIIVQDPLRYIDGKSFQAEIAAGATVPHEVFKDLFNYYDLKIPDRSYTTTLSRASTIWYCNAGVLIFPKEILKSFFPVWRNYTEDLIKNKHLLNNYFQFCEQASLTLSFVKNPVPFKKLPMKMNFPLVGRTSLAIQQCDPVIIHYHHRSDESGLIHNVTKSPYAKLRIQEFNNLLKKYSH